From one Pedobacter faecalis genomic stretch:
- a CDS encoding SusC/RagA family TonB-linked outer membrane protein, whose protein sequence is MVLKLTTCILFIALLQVSAAGYGQVSLNESNVPLEKVLKLINKQTGYHFFYDSEDLDKKVVSVNVKNVTVETALKTCLDNLPLTYKIVGRNIVLKQLEQSVPMSPAVSNVATQVTVGGKVTDETGGPMSGVGIMNKRSKKVAVTDKDGSYAIAAERADVLVFSYIGYKTTDVTVGNSTVYNVKLEPVTSGLEQVVVVGYGTVKRKDLTGSVASVSVDEIKDIPFMSVDQALSGKAAGVQVVQGDGSPGGVASIRVRGGTSIMGGNDPLYIIDGVQITPQNRYISTPGELVDPVARASSDSSPALAGAFARGLNSLAGLNINDIETIDILKDASGTAIYGSKAANGVVIITTKKGRRDQKPVVELNNYTGFSNPIKAELLNADEYRTIMKEAAQNLLNEQAALGEPLSARASSIVNTPDFLGADNTDWLDLVLRTGLTQNTDLSVRGGGKASRYYTSLSYSKQSGVIEGTDFSRLSGKVNFDNEVTSKFKVITNINYGFTTNNITNGAYSQALYAPPTRSPYNADGSLTNLSAGAIGSDAYLGLQNPLLLLKGINRGKNAMFLGSLTLEYDILKNLKFRSQSSVNYNNYQQRNFTPSSTLVASGSTNAVDSKGGVGSLGQSENVSYLYENTLNYNTQFAEHRLDFVAGTSWQLSKSSSFQASGQTFPDDVVLNHLGSAAVTLPNVSSFGQNSLLSFYARGNYAYQDKYLLTVTARSDASSKFSNTNRIGYFPSAGVAWRLSEENFMKDISWIDDIKLRASAGYTGTQNIGDYLYRTLYTPATYNGANAVIPSQLGNNAIKWESTLQKDAGIDLSLFDSRLSASIGLYEKKSSGLLFTLPLAPSSSFSNLTANLADIRNRGLEIGLQGEILRAKSFTWRSDLNVSFNRSLVTGLNMDYADPKHGSVNSNNGQSYIMSNTVLRTGMAVGQFVGAQYAGIIQNTEQLEAYKAQQPFYMFFNPYLNIGDAMYQIGSGPLEGFVDTYRLIGSAAPKFYGGWTNTLIFSNFSLVSLLNYSYGGQILYLADIRDNFIYDMANKGRVVLGRWTPENTNTDRPRLVYGQNSIGTTSSSIYSSSYIKLKSLTLNYQLPQTLLQRLKVANLSVYVSGTNLFTISKYPGQDPEVSNDPYSLVDGYTDSNAYPTIRQYVLGARLSF, encoded by the coding sequence ATGGTTTTAAAACTAACCACATGTATACTATTTATTGCTTTGCTCCAGGTAAGTGCTGCCGGCTATGGACAGGTGAGCCTGAATGAAAGCAATGTGCCTCTTGAAAAGGTACTGAAGCTGATTAACAAGCAAACGGGGTATCATTTTTTTTATGATTCGGAAGACCTGGACAAAAAGGTCGTCTCTGTGAATGTAAAAAATGTGACTGTTGAGACAGCTCTGAAGACCTGCCTGGATAACTTGCCGCTCACTTATAAGATTGTTGGACGCAATATTGTTCTAAAGCAGTTGGAGCAATCTGTACCCATGTCTCCGGCAGTATCTAATGTTGCCACCCAGGTAACCGTGGGCGGGAAGGTGACCGACGAAACGGGCGGACCAATGTCGGGCGTAGGGATTATGAACAAGCGTTCAAAAAAGGTGGCCGTGACGGATAAGGATGGTTCCTATGCTATTGCGGCTGAACGTGCTGACGTACTGGTGTTTTCCTACATTGGGTATAAGACCACCGATGTAACCGTTGGCAATTCTACGGTTTACAATGTAAAGCTTGAACCAGTTACTTCCGGTTTGGAGCAGGTGGTTGTGGTAGGGTACGGAACAGTGAAACGTAAAGATCTGACCGGGTCAGTAGCTTCTGTCAGCGTAGACGAGATCAAGGACATACCCTTCATGAGTGTAGACCAGGCGTTATCGGGTAAAGCAGCCGGTGTCCAGGTAGTGCAGGGCGACGGCTCACCGGGGGGTGTTGCCAGTATCAGGGTTCGCGGCGGAACTTCGATAATGGGCGGAAATGATCCGCTCTATATTATTGACGGCGTGCAGATTACACCTCAAAACAGATACATCAGTACTCCCGGCGAACTGGTAGATCCTGTTGCACGCGCATCGAGCGATTCTTCACCAGCGCTAGCCGGGGCTTTTGCCAGGGGATTGAATAGTCTGGCCGGTTTGAACATCAATGATATCGAAACTATCGATATATTAAAAGATGCTTCAGGTACGGCGATTTATGGTTCGAAAGCGGCCAATGGGGTGGTAATCATCACCACTAAAAAAGGCAGGCGTGATCAGAAGCCGGTTGTAGAACTAAACAATTATACCGGCTTTTCTAATCCGATAAAAGCGGAGTTGCTGAATGCCGATGAATACCGGACGATCATGAAGGAAGCAGCGCAGAACTTGCTGAACGAACAGGCTGCGCTAGGGGAGCCCTTAAGTGCAAGGGCCAGTAGCATCGTTAATACGCCTGACTTTCTTGGTGCAGATAACACAGACTGGCTGGATCTGGTGTTGCGTACGGGTTTAACTCAAAATACCGACCTGTCGGTTCGCGGCGGCGGAAAGGCCTCTCGGTATTATACTTCATTATCGTACAGCAAGCAGAGCGGGGTAATTGAGGGGACAGACTTTTCGCGTCTTTCGGGTAAGGTGAACTTCGATAACGAGGTGACCAGCAAGTTTAAAGTGATCACCAATATCAACTATGGCTTTACCACCAACAATATTACCAACGGCGCATACTCGCAGGCGCTTTATGCACCGCCTACACGGAGTCCTTATAATGCAGATGGTTCGCTGACAAACCTGAGTGCCGGGGCTATTGGAAGCGATGCTTATCTAGGTTTGCAGAACCCATTGTTGTTGCTGAAGGGTATAAACCGAGGCAAGAACGCCATGTTCCTGGGCTCCCTTACGCTGGAATACGATATCCTTAAAAACCTGAAATTCCGTAGCCAGTCGTCTGTAAACTATAACAATTACCAGCAGCGAAACTTCACGCCATCGTCTACACTAGTCGCTTCGGGTAGTACCAATGCAGTCGACTCTAAAGGAGGTGTAGGTTCATTGGGCCAGTCAGAAAACGTGAGTTATCTTTACGAAAACACCTTAAATTACAATACACAGTTTGCTGAGCATCGCTTAGATTTCGTGGCGGGTACTTCCTGGCAGTTGAGTAAGTCGTCCTCTTTCCAGGCATCGGGCCAGACCTTCCCGGATGACGTTGTACTGAACCACCTTGGTTCTGCGGCAGTAACCCTTCCGAACGTTTCGTCATTTGGTCAGAATTCACTCTTAAGTTTTTATGCAAGAGGTAACTATGCTTATCAGGATAAATACTTGCTTACCGTTACAGCACGTTCTGATGCTTCTTCCAAATTTTCTAATACCAACCGGATCGGCTATTTTCCTTCTGCTGGTGTAGCCTGGCGGTTATCAGAGGAAAATTTCATGAAGGATATAAGTTGGATAGATGATATTAAACTGCGCGCCAGTGCCGGTTATACGGGTACGCAGAATATCGGCGATTATTTGTACCGCACTCTGTATACTCCAGCCACCTATAATGGTGCAAATGCCGTTATACCCAGTCAGCTCGGCAATAATGCCATCAAGTGGGAGTCAACTTTACAAAAGGATGCTGGAATTGACCTTTCATTGTTCGATTCAAGATTATCGGCAAGTATAGGTCTTTACGAGAAGAAGTCGTCGGGTCTGCTGTTTACCCTTCCGCTTGCACCAAGTTCTTCGTTCAGTAATTTAACGGCCAATCTGGCCGATATACGCAACCGCGGTTTGGAAATTGGTCTGCAAGGCGAGATTTTACGCGCTAAGTCTTTTACCTGGAGGAGTGATCTGAATGTGTCGTTCAACAGAAGTCTGGTTACCGGGCTTAATATGGACTATGCCGATCCTAAGCATGGAAGTGTAAACAGCAACAACGGACAAAGTTATATCATGTCGAACACCGTGCTGCGAACCGGCATGGCAGTAGGGCAGTTTGTTGGTGCCCAGTACGCAGGCATTATCCAAAACACGGAGCAATTGGAGGCCTATAAAGCACAGCAGCCCTTTTATATGTTCTTTAATCCATACCTGAACATCGGCGATGCTATGTATCAGATCGGTAGCGGTCCGCTGGAAGGATTTGTGGATACCTACAGACTTATTGGAAGTGCCGCGCCTAAATTTTATGGGGGCTGGACGAACACGTTAATCTTCAGTAACTTTTCACTGGTGAGTCTGCTTAACTATTCTTACGGGGGCCAAATACTCTACCTGGCCGATATCCGTGACAATTTTATTTATGACATGGCCAACAAAGGAAGGGTGGTACTTGGCCGCTGGACGCCGGAAAACACGAATACCGATCGTCCGCGACTGGTATACGGGCAGAATTCTATCGGCACAACCAGCAGCAGTATTTACAGTTCGTCATACATCAAACTGAAATCGCTGACATTGAACTATCAGCTGCCACAAACCCTGCTCCAGCGCCTTAAGGTCGCCAACCTATCGGTGTATGTTTCAGGCACCAATCTGTTTACCATATCAAAATATCCTGGTCAGGACCCCGAGGTAAGCAACGATCCTTACAGCTTGGTTGATGGCTATACAGATTCCAACGCTTATCCTACGATAAGACAGTATGTATTGGGTGCAAGGCTAAGTTTTTAA
- a CDS encoding RagB/SusD family nutrient uptake outer membrane protein, whose translation MKHKILMAIVGLTLLSQYGCKKELDALPENALVEGNAIVNQQTAATALNGVYYRFANATVTNTNWLSNQINGGILTGYLDDGNNTLNEAKNLLGTSPMNSEWRTQYTLINAANGVIEGLNKLGSAAIADDVKLRMLAEARFLRAYGHFKLLLWFGQWWDLNSAYGVMLREKFITSTNISQARASVKDSYAFILEDLNFSIAADVPATTNVYANKWTAMALKMRVLMSRGQGSDYADCAQLGNTIITTGPYVLENNPRDIFYTKGLTSTEVIMGVKPQANQENYYYNTSGNYVSRNSYYVATAALNTLLTNDPRKSWMIGNAGRRGKGYYFIKYVQPALATTMVSEVAYAFRLSEIYLMQSEAIARSGGDLNLAKTQLKAVMTRAGVTNFSAVDGSGTANELCKEIYYEYVRSLIGEDGQAYWALLRFPLAKVTELRPTITSVNQYILPIPKTEFVSNPAIGDQNPGYSK comes from the coding sequence ATGAAACACAAGATATTGATGGCGATAGTGGGACTTACCTTGTTATCGCAATATGGATGTAAGAAAGAATTGGATGCGCTGCCCGAAAATGCGCTTGTAGAGGGTAACGCGATTGTAAATCAGCAAACAGCTGCAACGGCTTTAAATGGGGTATATTACCGGTTCGCTAATGCTACGGTAACGAATACCAACTGGCTAAGCAACCAGATAAACGGCGGAATCCTGACCGGTTATCTGGACGATGGCAACAATACTTTAAATGAGGCCAAAAACCTGCTGGGTACTAGTCCGATGAACAGCGAATGGCGTACACAATACACATTAATCAATGCGGCAAACGGTGTTATTGAAGGCTTAAACAAGCTGGGCAGCGCTGCCATCGCTGATGATGTAAAACTTCGAATGCTTGCAGAAGCCCGGTTTTTACGCGCCTACGGCCACTTCAAATTGCTACTTTGGTTTGGTCAGTGGTGGGATTTGAACAGCGCGTACGGTGTGATGCTACGCGAGAAGTTTATTACCTCGACAAATATTTCGCAGGCCAGGGCATCGGTAAAAGACAGTTATGCTTTTATACTGGAAGATCTGAACTTTTCGATAGCGGCCGATGTTCCGGCAACAACAAATGTATATGCGAATAAGTGGACCGCAATGGCCCTTAAAATGCGGGTACTAATGAGTCGCGGACAGGGAAGTGACTATGCCGATTGCGCCCAGCTTGGAAATACGATAATCACCACCGGCCCGTATGTGCTCGAAAACAATCCGAGGGATATATTCTACACTAAGGGCTTAACCAGCACCGAGGTGATTATGGGTGTTAAACCTCAGGCCAATCAGGAGAACTACTACTATAACACAAGTGGAAATTACGTTTCCAGAAACTCCTATTATGTGGCTACCGCTGCTTTGAATACGCTGCTAACCAATGATCCTCGCAAGTCATGGATGATCGGGAATGCCGGGAGAAGGGGCAAAGGGTACTATTTTATCAAATATGTGCAGCCTGCCCTGGCCACGACGATGGTATCTGAAGTTGCATATGCCTTCAGACTATCGGAGATCTACCTGATGCAGTCGGAGGCGATTGCGCGCTCAGGCGGTGACCTCAACCTGGCCAAAACACAGTTAAAAGCAGTAATGACCCGCGCCGGGGTGACGAACTTTAGTGCTGTAGACGGCTCCGGCACAGCCAACGAACTTTGTAAGGAGATTTACTATGAATATGTCAGGAGCCTTATCGGTGAAGATGGACAAGCTTATTGGGCGCTGCTTCGTTTTCCTTTGGCTAAGGTGACTGAACTGCGCCCGACAATAACAAGTGTGAATCAATATATTTTACCGATACCGAAAACGGAGTTTGTAAGTAACCCGGCTATTGGCGATCAAAACCCAGGATATTCTAAGTAA
- a CDS encoding TlpA family protein disulfide reductase has translation MKAIKILGCALLVSFCINVNAQEQKVTSPANMDQMLASLVSELQNKLVGKKAPNFITKDVNGRKLSLESFKGKYVILDFWATWCKPCRQSHPHLISLYKKYHDKGLEIIGIADDDPRPEAWREAIAADNITMFHHALAGSDPKKRMKGEENPADIMAMYSVPALPTKFVIDKAGKVVAAYVGDSDKIDGKLKELFGF, from the coding sequence ATGAAAGCAATCAAAATATTAGGATGCGCGCTGCTGGTAAGCTTCTGTATAAACGTTAACGCACAGGAACAAAAAGTTACTTCACCCGCGAATATGGATCAGATGTTGGCTTCGCTGGTATCTGAGCTTCAAAATAAACTGGTAGGCAAGAAAGCGCCCAATTTTATTACCAAGGACGTCAACGGCAGAAAACTGTCGCTTGAAAGTTTTAAGGGTAAGTATGTAATCCTCGACTTTTGGGCCACCTGGTGTAAACCATGCAGACAGAGTCACCCGCATCTCATCTCCCTTTACAAAAAGTACCATGATAAAGGTCTTGAAATTATTGGCATAGCAGATGATGATCCGCGACCTGAAGCCTGGCGTGAGGCCATTGCGGCCGACAACATCACCATGTTTCACCACGCGTTGGCAGGTTCAGATCCCAAAAAACGTATGAAGGGTGAGGAGAATCCCGCCGATATTATGGCCATGTACAGCGTTCCGGCGTTGCCCACCAAGTTTGTGATCGACAAAGCAGGTAAGGTTGTGGCGGCTTACGTTGGCGATAGCGATAAGATTGACGGTAAACTAAAAGAGCTCTTTGGGTTCTAG
- a CDS encoding TonB-dependent receptor: MQISKFLLLGILCTCVFFSQAQTGPSSLKGRLTSSTGESVPSATIKLQNSAYGAVSDENGYYQFSNVAAGSYSILVSAIGFHPEKKNVKIETGKQLTLNFTLAEDSRNMETVNVIGRTKAQEVNRQAFNVTAVDATKLYNTTLDISGALDRVAGVRVRESGGVGSNFDISLNGFSGRHIRYFIDGIPMDNFGSSFQANNIPINVAERVEVYKGVVPIWLGSDALGGAINIVTGNKHRNYVDASYSYGSFNTHRSVINAAATSKNGFTVQMSAFQNYSDNNYKIQIEQLLQNNMLPDRRSETVRRFHDVYHNETLIGNVGVINKSWADNLLIGLTLGQNYKEIQTAARPIAVYGQLHRRGNILMPSLKYKKTDLIPGLEVTVNANYNLGYETTIDTAKADYDWDGIRDSKTSMGENENGQHRKYWNNNGLATAMVSYKLAEHHGIALNNLFSTFDRKQKDVLFPELDAQNVPKKMDKNVLGFGYSYDVANKWSLNFFGKYILLKNVVNSYSQKSTDQKFGYGTALAYYITPNLQIRASYELANRIPEANEIFGNLESFKGNPSLKPEQSDNLNLGVVYGFQINEVNRFSVTANAIYRNASDYIYSHLVGGTSQQRDWSTVSNRDGVRTTGIDAEIRYSYKGWLSAGTTLTYQNIINMQKHDWDPNAGRYYDEISWAYLDQMPNIPYFFGNGDLSASFKNVFRKGNNLTLGYNVLFVDRFWLDWPSYGNPSDEDKFSTKVQLSHDVNFVYSMKNGRYNISMEARNIADKPVFDNYALQKPGRAFYLNFRYFINKP; the protein is encoded by the coding sequence ATGCAAATTAGTAAATTTTTGCTATTGGGTATATTATGTACCTGCGTATTTTTTTCACAAGCCCAAACCGGGCCAAGCAGCCTGAAGGGGAGGCTTACCAGCAGCACCGGAGAATCGGTACCTTCAGCAACCATCAAACTTCAAAATTCCGCTTACGGCGCCGTTTCTGACGAGAATGGTTATTATCAGTTCAGTAACGTTGCCGCGGGCAGTTATAGTATTCTTGTTTCTGCTATCGGGTTCCATCCTGAGAAAAAGAATGTCAAAATTGAGACCGGTAAACAGCTGACGCTCAACTTTACCCTCGCCGAGGATAGCCGGAATATGGAGACGGTAAACGTGATTGGCCGTACTAAAGCACAGGAGGTAAACCGGCAGGCTTTCAATGTGACAGCGGTTGATGCGACGAAATTGTACAATACGACACTGGATATTTCGGGCGCGTTAGACCGCGTAGCTGGTGTCAGGGTAAGGGAATCTGGTGGTGTGGGTTCTAATTTTGATATTTCGCTAAATGGCTTTTCCGGCCGGCATATTCGGTATTTTATTGATGGAATACCTATGGACAATTTTGGATCTTCTTTTCAGGCCAATAATATTCCTATCAATGTTGCGGAGCGGGTTGAAGTCTACAAGGGTGTGGTGCCGATTTGGCTGGGATCTGATGCGCTGGGTGGAGCGATAAATATTGTAACAGGCAACAAGCACCGGAACTATGTGGATGCCTCGTATTCTTATGGCTCCTTTAATACACACAGAAGTGTGATTAACGCCGCTGCGACATCGAAAAACGGGTTCACTGTTCAGATGAGCGCTTTCCAAAATTATTCGGATAATAATTATAAAATTCAGATTGAACAGTTACTTCAAAATAACATGCTACCGGATAGGAGATCTGAGACGGTGAGGAGGTTTCATGATGTTTATCACAACGAGACGTTGATTGGTAACGTCGGTGTTATTAATAAATCCTGGGCCGACAACTTGCTGATTGGATTGACGCTGGGTCAGAATTATAAGGAAATTCAAACCGCAGCGAGACCGATCGCTGTATATGGACAGTTGCACAGGCGTGGAAATATTCTGATGCCATCATTAAAATATAAAAAGACCGATTTAATACCTGGGTTGGAAGTGACTGTTAATGCAAATTATAATCTGGGCTATGAAACAACCATAGATACTGCGAAAGCAGACTACGATTGGGATGGAATACGGGATTCTAAGACTTCAATGGGCGAGAATGAGAACGGGCAACATAGGAAATATTGGAATAACAACGGCTTGGCTACAGCGATGGTAAGTTATAAACTTGCTGAGCATCACGGTATAGCGCTAAATAACCTATTCTCTACGTTCGACAGGAAGCAAAAAGATGTTTTATTTCCGGAACTGGACGCACAAAATGTTCCAAAAAAAATGGACAAGAACGTGCTGGGATTTGGCTACTCCTACGATGTTGCAAACAAGTGGAGCCTGAATTTTTTCGGTAAATACATCTTGCTTAAGAATGTTGTTAACAGCTATAGTCAGAAAAGTACAGACCAAAAATTCGGATATGGTACTGCTCTTGCTTACTACATTACACCGAATCTTCAGATCCGCGCTTCGTATGAGCTTGCCAACAGGATACCTGAAGCCAACGAAATTTTTGGTAACCTTGAAAGTTTCAAAGGCAATCCTTCTCTTAAACCCGAACAAAGCGATAACCTTAATTTAGGCGTCGTATATGGATTTCAAATAAATGAAGTAAACCGCTTTTCTGTTACTGCTAACGCTATATACAGAAATGCTTCCGATTATATCTATTCTCATTTGGTAGGAGGGACGAGCCAGCAAAGAGATTGGTCAACAGTAAGCAACCGGGATGGCGTACGCACTACTGGTATTGACGCGGAAATAAGGTACTCTTATAAGGGATGGTTAAGTGCCGGCACAACCCTAACCTATCAGAACATTATCAATATGCAGAAGCATGACTGGGACCCAAATGCTGGAAGGTACTACGATGAGATAAGCTGGGCTTATTTAGACCAAATGCCCAATATCCCGTATTTCTTTGGCAACGGCGATCTCTCCGCGTCTTTTAAAAATGTTTTTCGCAAGGGAAACAATCTTACTCTCGGATATAATGTATTGTTTGTAGATCGCTTTTGGCTCGACTGGCCTAGTTACGGCAATCCATCCGATGAGGATAAATTTTCCACAAAAGTTCAGTTAAGTCACGACGTAAACTTCGTTTACAGTATGAAAAACGGCCGCTATAATATTTCCATGGAGGCCAGGAACATCGCGGACAAACCTGTATTCGACAATTACGCATTACAAAAGCCAGGACGTGCCTTCTACCTGAATTTCAGGTACTTTATAAATAAACCATAG
- a CDS encoding DUF4374 domain-containing protein has translation MKTTITKALVALAFAGALSSCEKKPDREIIPENPGNYIIAVSPTAIASKADYLVTASNLESGAVSIIGNGTEQAGLYRYYVTANNKLFSMLYGQGSPGAVTVYGINEGKLKKLNDFTSATVHAFAPVNDDILSIRVPRRMAAAGSPTVYEWYRVSTTTNEEVAKGTADAIVPSGNGEIAHLSWIKQVGNKVFAPYFSIYNSFFTKYPDQAGIAVFSYPGMQYEKTIRDTRTSFIGRYFTDGLGVVENGDCYAFSSSVAADDDPATTAVDAKMTSTKPSAITRIKAGTTEFDLDYFFNFEQASNGYVITNWLYVGQNKFIANIEPVATKGQYVVGKRLAIVDVVAKTVKAVTGFPEVSQISSVTTTNYSPKDGKTGYIGVNLVSGATYIYKIDASTATATQGIKVEGGTITAIQHLQ, from the coding sequence ATGAAAACAACTATTACCAAAGCTCTTGTTGCCCTTGCTTTTGCTGGCGCTTTAAGTTCTTGCGAGAAAAAACCGGATAGGGAAATAATTCCTGAAAACCCCGGAAACTATATCATAGCGGTATCGCCGACTGCCATCGCGAGTAAAGCTGATTACCTTGTAACTGCCAGTAACCTGGAAAGTGGTGCTGTGTCTATCATTGGTAACGGTACTGAGCAGGCTGGTTTGTACAGATACTATGTCACTGCTAACAATAAGCTCTTTAGTATGTTATATGGTCAGGGTAGTCCCGGAGCCGTAACGGTTTATGGCATAAACGAAGGCAAACTAAAGAAACTTAATGATTTTACTTCTGCAACTGTACACGCTTTTGCCCCGGTAAACGATGATATTCTTAGCATAAGGGTTCCAAGAAGGATGGCTGCAGCGGGTTCGCCGACGGTATACGAATGGTACCGCGTAAGTACAACAACGAATGAGGAAGTTGCTAAGGGCACTGCTGATGCTATAGTACCTAGTGGAAACGGCGAGATCGCACACCTGAGCTGGATCAAGCAAGTTGGTAATAAGGTGTTCGCTCCATATTTCAGTATTTACAACAGTTTCTTTACAAAATATCCTGATCAGGCTGGAATTGCTGTATTCTCTTATCCTGGAATGCAATATGAAAAAACTATAAGGGATACCAGGACAAGTTTTATTGGCAGATATTTTACTGACGGTTTAGGCGTTGTGGAAAATGGCGATTGCTATGCGTTTTCATCATCAGTGGCTGCAGATGATGATCCGGCGACCACTGCGGTAGATGCTAAAATGACTTCCACAAAACCTTCCGCAATCACCCGTATAAAAGCCGGTACTACGGAATTCGACCTCGATTACTTCTTCAATTTCGAACAAGCGTCTAACGGATATGTAATCACTAACTGGCTGTATGTGGGTCAGAACAAGTTTATAGCCAACATAGAGCCGGTTGCAACCAAAGGTCAGTACGTTGTTGGTAAACGCTTAGCGATTGTTGACGTGGTGGCTAAAACCGTTAAGGCAGTTACAGGTTTTCCTGAAGTAAGCCAGATCTCTAGTGTGACGACCACAAATTATAGTCCTAAGGATGGCAAAACTGGTTACATCGGCGTAAACCTGGTTAGTGGTGCGACTTATATTTACAAAATTGACGCATCTACTGCTACCGCTACTCAAGGTATCAAAGTAGAAGGCGGTACGATCACGGCAATTCAGCACCTGCAATAA